A single region of the Pontimicrobium sp. SW4 genome encodes:
- a CDS encoding PorV/PorQ family protein — translation MNIGVDAAALGMSNAVVATTNDVNSGYWNPAGLVHIEDNQIALMHSSYFANIANYNYIAFAKPLDDRSAIGISIIRFGVDDILDTTQLIDEQGNVNYDNINLFSAADYGFTFSYARKLPIEGLNYGVNAKVIRRVIGDFASSWGFGLDFGVQFERNDWQFGVMIRDITTTFNAWAIDEEKLADIQDAIPGENQEAPEGTEITLPKMQIGMSKLFEFNYDYTLRTELDLNVRFAENNDIISTSFASINPALGFEFGYTDMVFLRAGLGNFQNELQIDNTEQLSFQPNFGIGFKYKGIQIDYAFTDIGDQSAALYSNVFSVKLDFSIFR, via the coding sequence ATGAATATTGGCGTGGATGCTGCAGCACTTGGTATGAGTAATGCTGTGGTAGCAACAACTAACGACGTTAATTCTGGTTATTGGAATCCTGCTGGTTTGGTGCATATAGAAGATAACCAAATAGCATTAATGCACTCTAGTTACTTTGCTAACATTGCGAACTACAATTATATTGCATTTGCAAAACCTTTAGACGACAGAAGTGCTATTGGTATTTCTATTATTAGATTTGGTGTTGATGACATACTAGATACAACACAATTGATTGATGAACAAGGCAATGTAAATTACGATAACATTAATTTGTTTTCGGCTGCCGATTATGGTTTTACATTTTCTTATGCTAGAAAGCTACCAATTGAAGGTTTAAACTATGGTGTGAATGCCAAAGTAATACGACGTGTTATTGGTGACTTTGCCTCATCTTGGGGTTTTGGTTTAGATTTTGGAGTACAATTTGAACGTAATGATTGGCAATTTGGTGTGATGATAAGAGATATTACCACCACTTTTAATGCTTGGGCTATAGACGAAGAAAAACTAGCAGATATACAAGATGCCATTCCAGGAGAAAACCAAGAAGCGCCTGAAGGCACCGAAATTACCTTGCCAAAAATGCAAATTGGTATGTCTAAACTATTTGAATTTAATTACGATTATACGCTTAGAACTGAACTTGACTTAAATGTTAGGTTTGCAGAAAATAATGATATTATATCTACCTCTTTTGCAAGTATAAATCCTGCTTTAGGATTTGAGTTTGGTTATACCGATATGGTGTTTTTACGTGCTGGCTTAGGAAATTTTCAAAATGAATTACAAATAGATAATACCGAACAGTTAAGTTTTCAGCCAAATTTTGGTATTGGTTTTAAATACAAAGGCATTCAAATTGATTATGCGTTTACAGATATTGGTGACCAAAGTGCTGCATTATATTCTAACGTCTTTTCAGTAAAATTAGATTTTAGTATTTTTAGATAA
- a CDS encoding CDP-alcohol phosphatidyltransferase family protein yields MIKHIPNFVTLLNLFCGSIAVIFAVNGSLVTASFFAFMGIFFDFFDGFLARKLNAQSELGLQLDSLADMVTSGLLPGIVMFQLLDMSSSSWSSLGLNKTVGYAVDLPELSTFLPLIGLLITLASAYRLANFNIDENQTDSFIGLPTPANTLLILSFPLIMEFQDNDMMNSIILNKWFLILITLVSCYLLNANIKLLALKFKTWNFQDNAARYLLIVLAAVLLIVFQFAAIPLIILAYIIISVLNKKQP; encoded by the coding sequence TTGATTAAACATATTCCAAATTTTGTAACACTTTTAAATCTTTTCTGCGGAAGTATTGCTGTAATTTTTGCCGTAAATGGCTCTTTAGTCACAGCATCATTTTTTGCTTTTATGGGTATTTTCTTTGACTTTTTTGACGGCTTTTTAGCTAGAAAACTCAATGCGCAAAGCGAATTAGGTTTGCAGTTAGATTCTTTGGCAGACATGGTAACTAGTGGATTGTTACCAGGAATTGTAATGTTTCAGCTGTTAGATATGAGTTCAAGTTCTTGGAGTTCACTTGGATTAAATAAAACAGTTGGGTATGCTGTTGATTTACCAGAGTTATCTACATTTTTACCACTAATTGGATTACTAATAACTTTAGCATCAGCTTACCGTTTAGCAAATTTTAATATAGACGAGAATCAAACAGATAGCTTTATAGGCCTACCAACACCAGCAAATACGTTACTTATTTTGTCGTTTCCATTAATTATGGAGTTTCAAGATAATGATATGATGAATTCTATCATCTTAAATAAATGGTTCTTAATTTTGATTACACTAGTGAGTTGCTATCTCCTAAATGCCAATATTAAGCTGTTAGCTCTGAAATTTAAAACTTGGAATTTTCAGGATAATGCTGCAAGATATTTGCTAATTGTGTTAGCAGCTGTTTTGCTAATTGTTTTTCAGTTTGCTGCTATTCCACTAATTATTTTAGCTTACATTATTATTTCTGTTTTAAATAAAAAACAACCTTAA
- a CDS encoding DUF808 domain-containing protein, with protein MASGFFALLDDISVLMDDVVAMSKISTKKTAGILGDDLAVNAEKASGFVSSRELPVLWAITKGSFLNKLIILPIAFLLSAFLPWAVTVILLLGAVYLAFEGVEKIYEYFVPHSHEKHIVRTDNVSKDAILETEKKKIKSAIITDFILSVEIVIIALGTVINEPLLTQILVVTVVAIIATVGVYGIVALIVRMDDLGLRLVQMSNGKKNFLRFIGKLLVNALPLIIKSLSVIGTIALLLVAGGIFVHNIEYLHHFLESWPAILRDFVIGLGVGILALLGFKLIKGLIRLIKN; from the coding sequence ATGGCATCAGGATTTTTTGCATTACTTGACGATATTTCAGTGCTTATGGATGATGTAGTAGCCATGAGTAAAATCAGCACTAAAAAAACAGCAGGAATTTTAGGGGATGATTTAGCAGTAAATGCCGAAAAAGCTTCTGGATTTGTGTCGTCTAGAGAATTACCTGTGCTATGGGCAATTACCAAAGGTTCTTTTTTAAATAAGCTAATTATACTCCCAATAGCATTTTTATTGAGTGCTTTTTTACCTTGGGCAGTAACGGTTATTCTGCTTTTAGGAGCAGTGTATTTAGCGTTTGAGGGAGTAGAAAAAATTTATGAATATTTTGTACCACATTCTCATGAAAAGCATATTGTAAGAACGGATAATGTATCAAAAGATGCTATTCTAGAGACAGAAAAAAAGAAAATTAAATCGGCAATTATAACCGATTTTATCTTGTCTGTTGAAATTGTCATTATTGCTTTAGGAACTGTAATTAATGAACCATTACTAACTCAAATACTAGTAGTTACGGTAGTAGCTATCATTGCCACAGTTGGTGTGTATGGTATTGTGGCTCTAATTGTGAGGATGGACGATTTAGGTTTACGATTAGTACAAATGAGTAATGGTAAAAAAAACTTTTTAAGATTTATTGGTAAGCTATTAGTTAATGCTTTACCATTAATTATTAAATCATTGTCTGTTATTGGTACCATTGCGCTATTGTTGGTGGCTGGTGGAATTTTTGTGCATAATATTGAATACTTACATCACTTTTTAGAGTCTTGGCCAGCCATTTTAAGAGATTTTGTTATTGGTTTGGGAGTTGGAATTTTGGCTCTTTTAGGGTTTAAGTTGATTAAAGGATTGATAAGGTTAATTAAAAATTAG
- the lptB gene encoding LPS export ABC transporter ATP-binding protein, giving the protein MILKANNLMKSYSGRKVVKDVSLEVNQGEIVGLLGPNGAGKTTSFYMIVGLIKPNGGKIFLDNTEITNYPMYKRAQNGIGYLAQEASVFRKLSIEDNILSVLQLTKLSKKEQHDKMESLIDEFGLGHIRKSRGDLLSGGERRRTEIARALATDPSFILLDEPFAGVDPVAVEDIQRIVAKLTKKNIGILITDHNVQETLAITDRTYLMFEGSILKAGKPEELAADEMVRKVYLGQNFELRKKKLEF; this is encoded by the coding sequence ATGATTTTAAAAGCCAATAATTTAATGAAGTCCTATAGTGGACGAAAAGTTGTAAAAGATGTCTCTCTTGAAGTTAATCAAGGTGAGATTGTTGGACTACTTGGACCCAATGGTGCTGGTAAAACCACCTCTTTTTACATGATTGTTGGTTTAATAAAACCTAATGGCGGAAAGATATTTTTAGACAATACAGAAATCACCAACTATCCAATGTACAAACGTGCACAAAACGGGATTGGTTATTTGGCGCAAGAAGCTTCGGTTTTTAGAAAATTAAGTATTGAAGATAATATTTTGAGTGTCTTGCAGCTTACCAAACTTTCAAAGAAAGAACAGCATGACAAAATGGAGTCGCTCATTGACGAATTTGGGCTTGGACATATACGTAAAAGTCGTGGTGATTTATTGTCTGGTGGTGAACGTCGTCGTACCGAAATTGCACGTGCTTTAGCTACAGATCCAAGCTTTATTTTATTAGATGAACCTTTTGCAGGAGTTGACCCTGTTGCCGTTGAGGATATACAACGCATTGTAGCTAAACTCACCAAAAAGAATATTGGTATTTTAATTACCGACCATAACGTACAAGAAACTCTAGCAATTACCGATAGAACTTATTTAATGTTTGAAGGTAGTATTCTTAAAGCTGGAAAACCTGAAGAATTGGCTGCCGATGAAATGGTGCGTAAGGTGTATTTAGGACAGAATTTTGAGCTTCGTAAAAAGAAGTTAGAATTCTAA
- a CDS encoding carboxymuconolactone decarboxylase family protein produces the protein MPNIVEEFNEYRERMNDKILGDNNKIIKRIFNLDTNAYQAGALDVKTKELLGLVASAVLRCDDCVRYHLETCHKEGLKKEEVVEALSIATLVGGTIVIPHLRRAYEFWDALEQQG, from the coding sequence ATGCCTAACATAGTTGAAGAATTTAACGAGTATCGCGAGCGAATGAATGATAAAATTCTAGGCGATAATAATAAAATAATAAAGCGCATTTTTAACCTTGACACAAATGCTTATCAAGCTGGTGCTTTGGATGTTAAAACTAAAGAGTTACTAGGCTTAGTAGCTTCTGCTGTGTTGCGTTGTGATGATTGTGTACGTTATCATTTAGAAACGTGTCACAAAGAAGGATTAAAAAAAGAAGAAGTTGTAGAAGCTTTAAGTATAGCTACTTTAGTAGGAGGTACTATTGTGATTCCGCATTTAAGACGTGCTTATGAATTTTGGGATGCTCTAGAACAACAAGGTTAA
- the tatC gene encoding twin-arginine translocase subunit TatC has product MTKKNVNEMSFLDHLEDLRWHLIRATSAIVIVGTLAFIFSRSIFKLIIFAPTEMSFPTYRLLCKAAQFINVETTFCAGELPMMIQNRTMAGQFSADIWTSILAGFIIAFPYVIYQLWKFISPGMHPNEQKHSKGFIIICSFLFFLGVLFGYYIVTPLSINFLANYSISDMVENQIDIGSYIALVRSAALASGLVFELPIIIYFLTKIGLVTPEFLKKYRKYALVIVLILSAIITPPDIASQIIVAIPIIILYQVSIYISKVVIRNQKRKEAKHA; this is encoded by the coding sequence ATGACAAAGAAAAATGTAAATGAGATGTCTTTTTTAGACCATCTGGAAGATTTAAGATGGCATTTAATTAGAGCTACTTCCGCCATTGTAATTGTGGGAACATTAGCTTTTATTTTTAGTCGCTCAATATTTAAACTTATCATTTTTGCTCCTACGGAGATGAGTTTTCCAACATATCGCCTATTATGCAAAGCGGCTCAATTTATTAATGTCGAAACTACATTTTGTGCTGGAGAACTACCAATGATGATTCAAAATAGAACGATGGCTGGACAGTTTTCAGCAGATATTTGGACCTCTATTTTGGCTGGTTTTATTATTGCATTTCCTTATGTGATTTATCAATTATGGAAATTTATTAGTCCTGGTATGCACCCAAATGAACAAAAACACTCCAAAGGATTTATTATCATTTGTTCGTTTTTATTTTTCTTAGGTGTTTTGTTTGGGTATTATATAGTAACACCACTATCCATTAATTTCTTAGCAAATTATAGCATCTCCGATATGGTAGAGAACCAAATTGATATAGGTTCGTATATCGCCTTAGTAAGATCAGCTGCTTTAGCATCAGGTTTGGTTTTCGAATTACCAATAATTATCTATTTCTTAACAAAAATAGGTTTGGTAACACCTGAATTCTTAAAAAAGTATCGCAAATATGCGTTGGTAATAGTGTTGATATTATCAGCAATTATTACACCTCCAGATATTGCGAGTCAAATTATTGTTGCTATCCCTATTATAATATTATATCAAGTCAGTATATATATATCTAAAGTTGTAATAAGAAATCAAAAGAGAAAGGAAGCAAAACATGCCTAA
- a CDS encoding KpsF/GutQ family sugar-phosphate isomerase, giving the protein MESNAIANLSDLLDDNFSKSVELIYKSKGRVIITGIGKSAIIANKIVATLNSTGTPAVFMHAADAIHGDLGLILEDDVVVCISKSGNTPEIKVLVPLIKNGPNKMIAITGNTESFLGQNADFVLNTFVEKEACPNNLAPTTSTTAQLVMGDALAVCLLELRGFSSKDFAKYHPGGALGKKLYLRVSDISSVNLKPKVKKDTKIKDVIIEISEKMLGVTAVVENNKVIGIITDGDLRRMLSKTENFSKLTAKDIMGSNPKCIDNDAMAVDAMELMEVNDISQLLVEENGKYAGVVHLHDLIKEGIL; this is encoded by the coding sequence ATGGAGAGCAATGCTATTGCAAATCTCTCTGATTTATTGGATGACAACTTTTCAAAATCAGTAGAGCTTATTTACAAATCTAAAGGACGCGTTATAATTACTGGTATTGGCAAAAGCGCTATTATCGCCAATAAAATTGTTGCAACCCTTAATTCTACTGGCACACCAGCCGTTTTTATGCATGCAGCAGATGCAATTCATGGTGACCTAGGACTTATACTAGAAGATGATGTTGTGGTTTGTATTTCTAAAAGTGGTAACACACCAGAAATTAAAGTATTAGTCCCTCTTATTAAAAATGGACCAAATAAAATGATTGCTATTACTGGAAATACAGAATCGTTTTTAGGTCAAAATGCCGATTTTGTTTTAAACACTTTTGTAGAAAAAGAAGCTTGCCCTAACAATTTAGCTCCAACAACAAGTACAACAGCACAATTAGTGATGGGAGATGCATTGGCAGTTTGCTTATTGGAATTACGTGGGTTTTCTAGTAAGGACTTTGCAAAATATCATCCAGGAGGTGCTTTAGGAAAAAAACTATACTTACGTGTTAGTGATATTTCTTCGGTAAATCTAAAGCCTAAAGTTAAAAAAGACACAAAAATTAAAGATGTTATTATTGAGATATCCGAAAAAATGTTAGGTGTGACTGCCGTTGTAGAAAACAATAAAGTTATTGGTATTATTACAGATGGAGATTTAAGACGTATGCTTAGTAAAACAGAGAATTTCTCTAAGCTTACAGCAAAAGATATTATGGGTTCTAATCCTAAGTGTATTGATAACGATGCAATGGCTGTGGACGCAATGGAACTTATGGAGGTCAACGATATATCGCAATTATTAGTTGAAGAAAACGGCAAGTATGCTGGTGTTGTTCACTTACACGACCTTATTAAAGAAGGAATACTATAA
- the recQ gene encoding DNA helicase RecQ, which produces MSFDENDLHQALKKYFGFDKFKGLQEEVIKSVVAGNNTFVIMPTGGGKSLCYQLPALMKEGTAIVVSPLIALMKNQVDAIRGVSDEEGVAHVLNSSLNKTEVKRVKSDIKNGITKLLYVAPESLTKEENVEFLKSQTISFMAIDEAHCISEWGHDFRPEYRNLRHIIKRIGDNIPMVGLTATATPKVQEDILKNLGITDATTFKASFNRPNLFYEVRPKTKSVDADIIRFIKQNDGKSGIVYCLSRKRVEELAQVLQVNGINAVPYHAGLDAKTRVKHQDMFLMEDADVVVATIAFGMGIDKPDVRFVIHHDIPKSIESYYQETGRAGRDGGEGHCLAYYAYKDIEKLEKFMSGKPVAEQEIGHALLQEVVAFAETSVSRRKFILHYFGEEFDNETGEGGDMDDNVRNPKKKSEAKDEVVTLINVVAKTNETYKSKDLVNVIVGKENALIKSHKTDSQPFFGIGKNKDGKFWMALIRQVLVAGYLRKDIETYGVLKVTDLGREFVSNPTSFMMAEDHLFDEGDDTGIITATKGGGVSVDEKLMSMLKDLRKRNAKKLGVPPFVIFQDPSLEDMALKYPISMDELSNVHGVGEGKAKKYGQDFIDLISTYVEENDIIRPDDMIVKSTGTNSALKLYIIQNIDRKLPLDDIASAKGMQMQDFVKEMEAIVYSGTKLNINYWLDDILDEDQQEEIHDYFMESETDKIDDAIEEFDGDYDDEELRLYRIKFISEVAN; this is translated from the coding sequence ATGAGTTTTGATGAAAACGATCTGCACCAAGCCTTAAAAAAATATTTTGGGTTTGATAAATTTAAAGGACTCCAAGAAGAAGTAATTAAAAGCGTAGTAGCTGGCAATAATACATTTGTAATTATGCCAACTGGTGGTGGAAAATCACTTTGCTACCAACTTCCTGCATTAATGAAAGAAGGAACTGCCATTGTGGTATCTCCTTTAATAGCCTTAATGAAGAACCAAGTTGATGCTATTAGAGGCGTGTCTGATGAAGAAGGCGTTGCACACGTGTTAAATTCTTCCTTAAATAAAACGGAAGTTAAACGTGTAAAGTCTGATATTAAAAATGGAATTACAAAACTACTATATGTAGCTCCCGAATCACTAACCAAAGAAGAGAATGTTGAGTTTTTAAAATCTCAAACAATTTCTTTTATGGCTATAGATGAAGCGCATTGTATTAGTGAATGGGGACACGATTTTAGACCAGAGTACAGAAACTTAAGGCATATTATTAAACGTATTGGAGATAATATACCAATGGTTGGTTTAACTGCTACTGCAACTCCAAAGGTTCAAGAAGACATTTTAAAGAATTTGGGTATAACAGATGCAACAACGTTTAAAGCATCATTTAATAGACCAAACTTATTTTATGAAGTTCGCCCAAAAACAAAATCTGTTGATGCTGATATTATTCGTTTTATCAAACAAAATGATGGTAAATCTGGAATTGTTTACTGTTTAAGCAGAAAGCGCGTTGAAGAACTAGCTCAAGTGTTACAGGTAAATGGCATAAATGCTGTGCCATATCATGCTGGATTAGATGCTAAAACTAGAGTGAAGCATCAAGATATGTTCTTAATGGAAGATGCAGATGTTGTTGTTGCTACTATAGCATTCGGAATGGGAATTGATAAACCTGATGTTCGCTTTGTAATCCATCACGATATTCCAAAGAGTATCGAGAGTTATTATCAAGAAACTGGTCGTGCAGGTAGAGATGGGGGAGAAGGCCATTGTTTAGCATACTATGCTTACAAGGATATTGAAAAACTTGAAAAGTTTATGTCTGGAAAACCAGTTGCTGAACAAGAAATTGGTCATGCATTATTACAAGAAGTGGTCGCTTTTGCTGAAACATCTGTTTCTAGACGTAAATTCATCTTGCATTATTTTGGTGAAGAATTTGATAATGAAACAGGAGAAGGCGGTGATATGGATGATAATGTTAGAAATCCTAAAAAGAAAAGTGAAGCTAAAGATGAAGTTGTTACATTAATAAATGTTGTCGCTAAAACAAATGAAACATATAAGAGCAAAGATTTGGTAAATGTGATTGTTGGAAAAGAAAACGCACTAATAAAATCACATAAAACGGACTCTCAGCCATTTTTTGGAATTGGAAAAAATAAAGACGGTAAATTTTGGATGGCACTTATTAGACAAGTGCTTGTAGCTGGTTATTTAAGGAAAGACATAGAAACTTATGGTGTTTTAAAAGTAACTGATTTAGGAAGAGAATTTGTGAGCAATCCAACTTCTTTTATGATGGCTGAAGACCATCTTTTTGATGAAGGAGATGATACAGGCATAATAACTGCTACAAAAGGAGGAGGAGTTTCAGTAGATGAAAAACTTATGTCAATGCTTAAGGATTTACGTAAGCGAAACGCTAAAAAACTTGGTGTACCTCCATTTGTTATTTTTCAAGACCCTTCACTAGAAGATATGGCTCTTAAATATCCAATTTCAATGGATGAACTGTCTAATGTTCATGGTGTTGGAGAAGGAAAAGCTAAAAAATATGGACAAGATTTTATTGATTTAATTTCTACCTATGTAGAAGAAAATGATATTATTAGACCAGATGATATGATTGTTAAATCTACTGGTACAAATTCGGCATTAAAACTATATATTATTCAAAATATTGATAGAAAATTACCTTTAGATGATATAGCATCAGCAAAAGGCATGCAAATGCAAGATTTTGTTAAAGAGATGGAAGCTATTGTCTATTCTGGAACTAAGTTAAATATTAATTATTGGTTAGATGATATTCTTGATGAAGATCAACAAGAAGAAATTCATGATTATTTTATGGAATCGGAAACCGATAAAATAGATGATGCTATAGAAGAGTTTGATGGCGACTATGATGATGAGGAGTTACGCTTATATCGAATCAAATTTATTAGTGAAGTAGCTAATTAA
- a CDS encoding peptidylprolyl isomerase — translation MQDGLYAKFNTSKGEILVALEYKKTPGTVGNFVALAEGDLENSVKPQGIPYYDGLKFHRVIPDFMIQGGCPLGSGTGNPGYQFDDEIHPDLKHDAPGILSMANAGPGTNGSQFFITHIETSWLDGKHTVFGKVAEGQSVVDAISQGDVIDSLEIVRVGADAKAYNAIEAFRTFEGSREKRLAEAKAKAEAEMEKLAAGFSKTDSGLRYQVLQEGTGNKAEKGKTVSVHYKGQLTDGTVFDSSYKRNQPIDFALGVGQVIPGWDEGIQLLKVGDKARFVIPSDLAYGSAGAGGVIPPDATLIFDVELMNVK, via the coding sequence ATGCAAGACGGTTTATACGCAAAATTTAACACAAGCAAAGGCGAAATATTAGTCGCTTTAGAATACAAAAAAACTCCTGGTACTGTTGGGAATTTTGTTGCTTTAGCTGAAGGTGATTTAGAAAATTCGGTGAAGCCACAAGGAATCCCTTATTACGATGGATTAAAATTCCATAGAGTTATTCCTGATTTTATGATTCAAGGAGGTTGTCCTTTAGGGAGTGGAACTGGAAATCCTGGATACCAATTTGATGACGAAATTCATCCAGATCTTAAGCATGATGCTCCAGGTATTTTATCAATGGCAAATGCTGGACCTGGAACCAATGGAAGTCAGTTTTTCATTACTCATATAGAGACTTCTTGGTTAGATGGTAAGCATACTGTTTTTGGTAAAGTAGCAGAAGGACAAAGTGTTGTTGATGCTATTTCTCAAGGAGATGTTATTGATAGTTTGGAGATTGTAAGAGTTGGAGCAGATGCAAAAGCATACAATGCTATAGAAGCGTTTAGAACTTTTGAAGGTTCTAGGGAGAAAAGATTAGCAGAAGCGAAAGCTAAAGCCGAAGCCGAAATGGAAAAATTAGCAGCAGGATTTAGCAAAACTGATAGTGGATTGCGTTACCAAGTACTTCAAGAAGGAACTGGTAATAAAGCTGAAAAAGGTAAAACGGTATCTGTACATTACAAGGGTCAATTAACTGATGGAACTGTTTTTGATTCGTCTTATAAACGTAATCAGCCAATAGATTTTGCTTTGGGTGTTGGTCAAGTAATTCCAGGTTGGGATGAAGGTATTCAATTACTAAAAGTAGGTGATAAGGCACGTTTTGTAATACCAAGCGATTTGGCTTACGGAAGTGCTGGAGCTGGTGGTGTAATTCCTCCAGATGCTACTTTAATTTTCGATGTTGAATTAATGAATGTAAAATAA
- a CDS encoding T9SS type A sorting domain-containing protein, translating to MKPKILTLALVLVLFSAMAINAQDSNETAFLETTSEFYASSTVTFNPSGIGINVTDNTLSLYFLNRMAHLRYEVINKKGEVLLLKKAKSTQQSSLDISSLKNGTYFVRVYNGTLKDFLKFHKK from the coding sequence ATGAAACCAAAAATCCTCACATTGGCCTTAGTGCTAGTACTATTTTCGGCAATGGCAATAAATGCACAAGACAGTAATGAAACTGCATTTTTAGAAACTACTAGTGAATTTTATGCTAGCTCAACAGTTACATTTAATCCAAGCGGTATTGGTATAAATGTTACAGATAATACTTTGTCATTATACTTTCTAAATAGAATGGCTCACCTTAGATATGAAGTTATTAATAAGAAAGGAGAGGTATTGTTACTTAAAAAAGCTAAAAGTACTCAGCAATCATCTTTAGATATTTCTAGTTTAAAAAATGGAACTTACTTTGTACGTGTATATAATGGTACTTTAAAAGATTTTTTAAAATTTCATAAAAAATAA
- a CDS encoding YfiT family bacillithiol transferase: MTKQALEQLKYPIGQFICPEEITSLHLKNWIEVLEQFPSKLEQLVKHLNDEQLDTPYRPEGWTVRQVVHHVSDSHHHSYIRFKWALTEEKPVIKYYFEQFWAELPDAKFAPIQMSLDHLTAVHFKLVYLLKSLNEDDLNKSFIHPEHNEEVVLKKNVGIYAWHCNHHYAHIENLLKREGWLSLGSL, encoded by the coding sequence ATGACTAAGCAAGCACTTGAGCAATTAAAGTATCCCATCGGGCAGTTTATTTGCCCAGAGGAAATAACATCACTACATCTAAAGAATTGGATTGAAGTTTTAGAGCAATTTCCATCAAAATTAGAGCAATTAGTAAAACATCTTAATGATGAGCAATTAGATACGCCATATCGCCCTGAAGGTTGGACAGTGAGGCAAGTTGTACATCATGTTTCCGATAGTCATCATCATAGTTACATTCGTTTTAAGTGGGCTTTAACCGAAGAGAAACCAGTTATTAAATACTATTTCGAACAATTTTGGGCTGAATTACCTGATGCAAAATTTGCTCCAATACAAATGTCGTTAGATCATTTAACTGCAGTACACTTTAAGTTAGTATATTTATTAAAAAGTTTAAATGAAGACGATTTAAACAAAAGTTTTATTCATCCAGAGCATAACGAAGAAGTGGTTCTAAAAAAGAATGTTGGTATTTATGCATGGCACTGCAATCATCATTATGCACATATTGAAAATTTACTTAAAAGAGAAGGGTGGTTAAGCTTAGGAAGTTTATAA